A portion of the Stigmatella aurantiaca DW4/3-1 genome contains these proteins:
- a CDS encoding SGNH/GDSL hydrolase family protein has protein sequence MGGRSRLGRWVWAWSLLCIGALVGCGEEPEAPVSGPSPSHIEGSGELTPPMEPLEVAPALVLHGTEAMRPTPPLAPARSFQPGFYQALRWSYSVSSVTTFRLRLPVGRTGERLRVTFRAGDGSLTLQKATVARAGSNGALASTPIALTFSGQPGFTVGTRTHAVSDPVPFPVNAGDELAVSFEVKGALSVSAIDAFPGSFMRQGTYAATPGAIGGSSWQRAIGVTAVHVEAETSRAFVAIGDSITEGYIDTYNDTRNAWPSLAENALKVPIVNAGVSGQGFYDALQYLDREVLSLTGITDCIILLGTNDLGAVSDAELQARMTRLFDQLRPRCKLWVSTLLPKEKTNYGNYETVKASRLVFNGWLRQQTQAELIDLEAVTRSSSNVHLFIDGLEVDGIHPSKEGHQVMAAEVVRVLRAKGL, from the coding sequence ATGGGCGGACGGTCACGGCTTGGACGTTGGGTATGGGCATGGAGCCTCTTGTGCATTGGGGCTCTGGTCGGCTGCGGGGAGGAACCGGAAGCACCGGTGTCTGGCCCCTCGCCGTCTCATATCGAGGGCTCTGGCGAGCTGACGCCTCCCATGGAGCCGTTGGAGGTGGCCCCCGCCCTGGTCCTTCATGGAACCGAGGCCATGCGGCCCACACCGCCCCTGGCCCCCGCCCGGTCCTTCCAACCGGGCTTCTACCAGGCGCTGCGCTGGTCCTACAGCGTGAGCTCCGTGACGACCTTCCGCCTGCGGCTGCCCGTGGGCCGCACGGGAGAACGGCTGCGGGTGACGTTTCGGGCCGGCGATGGCTCCTTGACGCTCCAGAAGGCCACCGTGGCGCGGGCAGGCTCGAATGGGGCCCTGGCCTCCACCCCGATCGCCCTCACCTTCTCGGGCCAGCCGGGCTTCACCGTGGGGACAAGAACCCATGCCGTGTCGGATCCGGTGCCGTTCCCGGTCAACGCTGGGGACGAGCTGGCCGTGTCCTTCGAAGTCAAGGGAGCGCTCTCCGTCTCCGCCATCGATGCCTTCCCCGGAAGCTTCATGCGGCAGGGCACCTACGCGGCGACCCCTGGGGCCATCGGCGGCTCCTCCTGGCAGCGCGCCATCGGCGTCACCGCGGTCCACGTGGAGGCAGAGACCTCCCGGGCCTTCGTGGCGATTGGGGACAGCATCACCGAGGGCTACATCGACACCTATAATGATACGCGCAATGCCTGGCCGTCGCTCGCCGAGAACGCGCTGAAGGTGCCCATCGTCAACGCCGGCGTGTCGGGCCAGGGCTTCTACGATGCGCTGCAGTACCTGGATCGCGAGGTGCTCTCGCTCACGGGGATCACCGACTGCATCATCCTGCTGGGAACCAACGATCTGGGGGCGGTGTCGGACGCGGAGCTGCAAGCGCGGATGACCCGGCTGTTCGACCAGCTCCGGCCCCGCTGCAAGCTCTGGGTCAGCACCCTGCTGCCCAAGGAGAAGACCAACTACGGCAACTACGAGACGGTGAAGGCCAGCCGGCTCGTGTTCAACGGCTGGCTCCGCCAGCAGACTCAGGCCGAGCTCATCGACCTGGAGGCCGTGACGCGCTCCTCCTCGAACGTGCACCTGTTCATCGACGGGCTCGAGGTGGACGGCATCCACCCCAGCAAGGAAGGCCATCAGGTGATGGCCGCCGAGGTGGTCCGCGTGCTGCGCGCCAAGGGCCTGTGA
- a CDS encoding phosphoenolpyruvate carboxylase: MARIRPVDQPLRRDVRLLGRLLGEVLIEQHGQPLFELEEQVRHLAIQRRRGPKPGRRAAAAELAALLEKLPLDQAELVLRAFSVYFQLANLAEQHHRIRRTRGHASAAEATAQRGSLEAAFRTLKDAGVSAGKVREALQGMAVTLTLTAHPTQAARRTLLEKLYRIERLMEERDRCQLTPQETADNLESVREELTALWQSDELRRMRPTVGDEVKNALWYVEEVLADQLARLPELFAWAFERAYGEALGHVASPVRVHSWVGGDMDGNPLVTPEVLADTLRAHRARGLRMLLRDVEALGAALSQSDRRASLPEELRRSLEKDGALLPEVAERQGPRTAGEPWRRKLRFMEARLLLALQYVEGRRGGHTEPMAAQAYRSPSAFLEDLELIERTLVEVKSSRAGVRQVRRVMERVRSLGFHLAELEFRVPAEDVLSARASLNGGPAPSEGGARLLAILDRVREAQSESGEECCRTFIMSMASTAEDVLAAFECAKHAGLWDEARGCATVDIVPLFEQLGALDGGPEVLKTLFAEPAYRRHLDARGVQEVMVGYSDSGKEVGLLAASAALQRAQIALARVAKEAGVPLRLFHGRGESVARGGGPAQQAILSLPQGSLAGGYKATEQGEALDHKYARPELARRSLELVLAGVLLHTMDAQPRPPEEDEATFRQVFDALAEKGRREYRALVWEDPRFVEFFTAATPVEEISALPIGSRPSKRKAGGLESLRAIPWVFAWTQNRAILPGWYGVGSALEEYAAKPEGLALLKRMYREWPFFRTVIDNVTMVLAKSDIAIASRYATLAPASTRPLWRLIRAEHARTRRQVKRLTGEERLLDHNPRLQRSIALRNPYVDPMSFLQVELLRRKRAGEPDCDRPLLLTLNGIAAGLRNTG, from the coding sequence ATGGCGCGCATTCGTCCTGTCGATCAACCCCTTCGCCGGGATGTCCGGCTCCTGGGGCGGCTGTTGGGTGAAGTCCTCATCGAGCAGCATGGTCAGCCGTTGTTTGAGCTGGAGGAGCAGGTTCGCCATCTGGCCATCCAACGCCGCCGGGGCCCCAAGCCTGGACGCCGGGCGGCGGCGGCGGAGCTGGCGGCGCTCCTGGAGAAGCTTCCGCTCGATCAGGCCGAGCTGGTGCTGCGAGCCTTCTCCGTCTACTTCCAGCTCGCCAACCTCGCCGAGCAGCACCACCGCATCCGCCGGACCCGGGGCCATGCGAGCGCCGCGGAAGCCACGGCCCAGCGCGGCTCGCTGGAGGCCGCCTTCCGGACGCTCAAGGACGCCGGGGTCTCCGCCGGGAAGGTCCGCGAGGCCCTCCAGGGCATGGCGGTGACGCTGACGCTCACCGCGCACCCCACGCAGGCCGCGCGCCGCACCCTGCTGGAGAAGCTCTACCGCATCGAGCGGTTGATGGAAGAGCGGGACCGCTGCCAGCTCACGCCCCAGGAGACGGCCGACAACCTGGAGTCCGTCCGGGAGGAGCTCACCGCGCTCTGGCAGTCGGACGAGCTGCGGCGCATGCGCCCCACCGTGGGCGACGAGGTGAAGAACGCGCTCTGGTACGTGGAGGAGGTGCTGGCGGACCAGCTCGCCCGGCTTCCGGAGCTCTTCGCCTGGGCGTTCGAGCGCGCCTATGGGGAGGCGCTGGGCCACGTCGCCTCGCCCGTGCGCGTGCACTCGTGGGTGGGCGGAGACATGGATGGCAACCCGCTGGTGACGCCCGAGGTGCTGGCGGACACCCTGCGCGCCCACCGGGCCCGTGGCCTGCGGATGTTGCTGCGCGATGTGGAGGCGCTGGGCGCGGCGCTGTCCCAGTCGGACCGGCGCGCGTCCCTGCCCGAGGAGCTGCGGCGCTCGCTCGAGAAGGATGGGGCGCTGCTTCCCGAGGTGGCCGAGCGGCAAGGGCCTCGCACCGCCGGCGAGCCATGGCGGCGCAAGCTGCGCTTCATGGAGGCCCGGCTCTTGCTCGCGCTCCAGTATGTGGAGGGCCGGCGAGGGGGCCACACCGAGCCGATGGCCGCCCAGGCCTACCGGTCCCCGTCCGCCTTCCTGGAGGATCTGGAGCTCATCGAGCGCACCCTCGTGGAGGTGAAGTCCTCCCGCGCCGGCGTGCGGCAGGTGCGGCGGGTGATGGAGCGGGTGCGCTCGCTGGGCTTCCACCTGGCGGAGCTGGAGTTCCGTGTGCCCGCGGAGGATGTGCTCAGCGCCCGGGCCTCGCTGAACGGTGGCCCCGCGCCATCGGAGGGCGGGGCGCGGCTGCTCGCGATCCTGGACCGGGTCCGGGAGGCGCAGAGCGAGTCCGGCGAGGAGTGCTGCCGGACCTTCATCATGTCCATGGCCAGCACCGCCGAGGACGTGCTGGCGGCCTTCGAGTGTGCCAAGCATGCCGGGCTCTGGGACGAGGCGCGGGGCTGCGCCACGGTGGACATCGTCCCCCTGTTCGAGCAGCTCGGCGCGCTGGATGGAGGGCCCGAGGTGCTCAAGACCCTCTTCGCGGAGCCTGCCTACCGGCGCCACCTGGATGCGCGCGGGGTGCAGGAGGTGATGGTGGGCTACAGCGACTCGGGCAAGGAGGTGGGGCTGCTGGCGGCCTCCGCCGCCCTCCAGCGGGCGCAGATCGCGCTGGCCCGGGTGGCGAAGGAGGCGGGGGTTCCGCTGCGCCTGTTCCATGGGCGCGGCGAGTCGGTGGCTCGCGGCGGTGGGCCCGCGCAGCAGGCCATTCTCTCCCTGCCCCAGGGGAGCCTCGCTGGCGGTTACAAGGCGACGGAGCAGGGCGAGGCGCTGGATCACAAGTACGCGCGGCCGGAGCTGGCCCGGCGCTCGCTGGAGCTGGTGCTGGCCGGGGTGCTGCTGCACACGATGGACGCCCAGCCCCGGCCCCCGGAGGAGGACGAGGCGACGTTCCGCCAGGTCTTCGATGCGCTGGCGGAGAAGGGGCGGCGCGAGTACCGCGCGCTGGTCTGGGAGGATCCCCGCTTCGTCGAGTTCTTCACGGCGGCCACGCCCGTGGAGGAGATCTCCGCGTTGCCCATCGGCTCACGCCCGAGCAAGCGCAAGGCGGGGGGACTCGAGTCGCTGCGCGCCATCCCCTGGGTGTTCGCGTGGACGCAGAACCGGGCCATCCTTCCTGGCTGGTATGGGGTGGGCTCGGCCCTGGAGGAATACGCGGCCAAGCCCGAGGGGCTGGCGCTGCTCAAGCGCATGTACCGGGAGTGGCCGTTCTTCCGGACCGTCATCGACAACGTGACGATGGTGCTGGCCAAGAGCGACATCGCCATTGCCTCGCGTTACGCGACGCTGGCGCCTGCCTCCACCCGGCCGCTGTGGCGGCTCATCCGGGCCGAGCATGCGAGGACGCGCCGTCAGGTGAAGCGCCTCACGGGCGAGGAGCGGCTGCTGGACCACAACCCGCGGCTCCAGCGCTCCATCGCCCTGCGCAATCCCTACGTGGACCCCATGTCCTTCCTCCAGGTGGAGCTGCTGCGGCGCAAGCGCGCCGGAGAGCCCGACTGCGACCGGCCCCTGCTGCTCACGCTCAACGGCATCGCCGCCGGGCTGCGCAACACGGGCTGA
- a CDS encoding galactose oxidase-like domain-containing protein, with translation MVEGQSRSAWKAVLGVCVGLLGGPAAAQVPELEGRWSPPLSWPLSAQHIHLLPDGKVMFFEDFAGGGQAPYVWEPATDTFAALPLPPFNVFGAGHSYLSDGRLLLTGGHSEPRVGEARAAIFNPYTGVWEPAPDMNDKRRYPTNTTLPDGDVLVLSGETVGSGVTNALPQRWVDGTQSWRDLSTAGRKLPHSPRMFLAPNGKLFFAGAWRSNLWLDPEGTGTWFGSTRSLHGGRAYGGAVYLDGKVLLVGGGDPPTNTVELIDLNQPSPTWTSQSPMRVARRHHNTTLLPDGTVLVTGGTQSGGFDDRGGAVFHAEIWDPETNTWHSLASGSVYRGYHSTALLLPDGRVLSAGGNGESSAEIFEPPYLFKGPRPAVQEAPDELLPGTVFPVSTPDGSQIKKVTLLALGSSTHAFDQNQRLLTLPYSVTDDGLRVSAPESNVLAPPGPYLLFLVNEAGVPSVAKKVQVGKVPSRFASVIAFSDVWKYDDGNVDRGTSWLASDYDDSAWKSGPGQFGHGDGDEATVLNATTPTQPTVYFRKKITLDKPVLAARLEALFDDGVQVWINGVPVYSKNVGNGLDFGKYASGSTSNEYRRESLSLDSAPFVVGENLVTALVKQVGPRSDDLSFALALQVQFENFQEEHQRAIAFGDRWEYDDSGVDPGPSWMAPAFDSASWKVGVGQFGHGDGDEVTVLASPRPARPSTYFRKKIHLSGPVTSASLELLFEDGVAVFVNGTQVFARNVGRLAHSKYATGSLENARETVELVLQPNPFVKGENTVAVVVKQVGATSPDLSFDLALDVGVQVPAP, from the coding sequence ATGGTGGAAGGACAATCCAGAAGTGCGTGGAAGGCTGTATTGGGGGTGTGCGTGGGGCTGCTGGGAGGGCCCGCGGCAGCGCAGGTTCCGGAGCTGGAGGGAAGGTGGTCCCCTCCGCTGTCGTGGCCGCTGTCCGCCCAGCACATTCACCTGCTGCCGGATGGCAAGGTGATGTTCTTCGAGGACTTCGCGGGGGGCGGGCAGGCGCCGTACGTCTGGGAGCCCGCCACGGACACGTTCGCGGCGCTGCCTCTGCCGCCCTTCAATGTCTTCGGGGCCGGCCACTCGTACCTTTCCGATGGCCGCCTGCTGCTCACGGGCGGGCATTCGGAGCCGCGCGTGGGCGAGGCCCGCGCGGCCATCTTCAATCCGTACACGGGCGTCTGGGAGCCCGCGCCGGACATGAATGACAAGCGCCGGTACCCCACCAACACCACGTTGCCGGATGGGGATGTGCTGGTGCTCTCCGGAGAGACGGTGGGTTCGGGGGTGACCAATGCGCTGCCCCAGCGGTGGGTCGATGGCACCCAATCGTGGCGGGACCTGTCCACCGCCGGGCGCAAGCTGCCGCACTCACCCCGCATGTTCCTGGCGCCCAACGGCAAGCTCTTCTTCGCCGGCGCCTGGCGCTCCAACCTGTGGTTGGACCCCGAAGGCACGGGGACCTGGTTCGGCTCCACGCGCAGCCTCCATGGGGGCAGGGCGTACGGGGGCGCCGTCTACCTCGATGGAAAGGTGCTCCTCGTGGGCGGCGGTGATCCTCCCACGAACACCGTGGAGCTCATCGATCTGAATCAGCCCTCGCCCACGTGGACGAGCCAGAGCCCCATGCGCGTGGCCCGGCGGCACCACAACACGACGTTGTTGCCCGATGGCACGGTGCTCGTGACGGGAGGAACCCAGTCGGGTGGGTTCGATGACCGCGGGGGGGCCGTCTTCCATGCCGAGATCTGGGATCCTGAGACCAACACCTGGCATTCGCTGGCCAGTGGGAGCGTCTACCGCGGCTACCACTCCACGGCCCTCCTGCTGCCAGACGGGCGCGTCCTGAGCGCGGGAGGAAACGGGGAGTCCTCCGCGGAGATCTTCGAGCCGCCTTACCTCTTCAAGGGGCCTCGTCCCGCCGTCCAGGAGGCCCCGGACGAGCTTTTGCCGGGCACGGTCTTCCCGGTGAGCACCCCGGACGGGTCCCAGATCAAGAAGGTGACCTTGCTGGCCCTGGGGTCCTCGACGCATGCCTTCGATCAGAACCAGCGGCTCCTCACGCTGCCGTACTCCGTGACGGACGATGGGCTGCGCGTGAGCGCTCCCGAGAGCAACGTTCTGGCCCCTCCTGGGCCGTACCTGCTCTTCCTGGTGAACGAGGCCGGGGTTCCCTCGGTGGCGAAGAAGGTGCAAGTCGGCAAGGTGCCCTCCCGGTTCGCGAGCGTCATCGCCTTCAGCGACGTGTGGAAGTACGACGATGGCAACGTGGACCGCGGCACGTCCTGGCTCGCCAGCGATTACGATGACTCGGCGTGGAAGTCGGGCCCGGGCCAGTTCGGCCATGGCGATGGTGATGAGGCCACGGTGCTGAACGCCACCACGCCCACCCAGCCCACGGTCTACTTCCGCAAGAAGATCACCTTGGACAAGCCCGTTCTCGCCGCCCGGCTGGAGGCGCTCTTCGATGACGGTGTGCAGGTGTGGATCAACGGTGTGCCCGTCTATTCCAAGAACGTCGGCAACGGGCTCGACTTTGGCAAATACGCCTCGGGCTCCACGAGCAACGAGTACCGCCGCGAGAGCCTCTCGCTGGACAGTGCCCCCTTCGTCGTGGGGGAGAACCTCGTCACGGCGCTGGTGAAGCAGGTGGGGCCCCGCTCGGACGATCTCTCCTTTGCCCTGGCCTTGCAGGTGCAGTTCGAGAACTTCCAGGAGGAGCACCAGCGGGCCATCGCCTTCGGCGATCGCTGGGAGTACGACGACAGCGGCGTGGATCCGGGCCCTTCCTGGATGGCCCCGGCGTTCGACAGCGCGTCCTGGAAGGTGGGGGTGGGCCAGTTCGGCCACGGCGATGGGGATGAGGTCACCGTGCTGGCCTCCCCCCGCCCCGCCCGGCCGTCCACCTACTTCCGCAAGAAAATCCACCTCTCGGGGCCGGTGACTTCCGCCTCCTTGGAGCTCCTCTTCGAGGACGGTGTGGCCGTCTTCGTGAACGGCACCCAGGTGTTCGCGCGCAACGTGGGGCGCCTGGCGCATTCCAAGTACGCCACCGGCTCACTGGAGAATGCGCGGGAGACGGTGGAGCTGGTGCTCCAGCCCAATCCCTTCGTGAAGGGGGAGAACACCGTCGCGGTGGTGGTGAAGCAGGTGGGGGCCACCTCGCCGGATCTCTCCTTTGATCTCGCGCTGGATGTCGGGGTTCAGGTCCCGGCGCCCTGA
- a CDS encoding metallophosphoesterase family protein, with amino-acid sequence MKLYALSDLHLRYEHNQQALQSLAPHPDDWLIVAGDVGETREHLHFAWRTLTARFRQVIWVPGNHELWTVSREPGALRGEALYRQQVEDCRSFGVLTPEDPYPRWPGAGPHRVLVPLFLLYDYSFRPTYVAEKDAIQWAMDSDVLCTDEALLHPDPYPSRAAWCAARVEQTLARLEALPADCSTLLINHFPLRYEHVRLPRIPRFSIWCGTKKTEDWHRRFRAEVVVTGHLHMPATLWRDGVRFEEVSLGYPKQWTWRGDISVLLREILPGPSR; translated from the coding sequence ATGAAACTCTACGCCCTCAGCGATCTTCACCTGCGCTACGAGCACAATCAGCAGGCGCTTCAATCTCTCGCCCCGCATCCGGACGATTGGCTCATCGTTGCGGGGGACGTGGGAGAGACGCGGGAGCATCTCCACTTCGCCTGGCGGACCCTGACGGCGCGCTTCCGTCAGGTGATCTGGGTGCCCGGCAATCACGAGCTGTGGACGGTGTCGCGGGAGCCTGGCGCGCTCCGGGGGGAGGCGCTTTACCGGCAGCAGGTGGAGGATTGCCGGTCGTTCGGGGTGCTGACCCCGGAGGACCCCTATCCACGCTGGCCGGGGGCGGGGCCGCACCGCGTCCTGGTGCCGCTCTTCCTGCTCTACGACTACTCGTTCCGGCCGACCTACGTCGCGGAGAAGGACGCCATTCAGTGGGCGATGGACTCCGATGTGCTCTGCACCGACGAGGCCCTCCTTCATCCGGATCCGTATCCGTCGCGCGCCGCCTGGTGCGCGGCCCGCGTGGAGCAGACGCTTGCCCGGCTGGAGGCGTTGCCGGCCGATTGCTCCACGCTCCTCATCAATCATTTTCCGCTGCGCTACGAGCACGTCCGCCTGCCGCGCATCCCGCGCTTCTCCATCTGGTGCGGCACGAAGAAGACAGAGGACTGGCACCGGCGCTTCCGGGCCGAAGTCGTCGTCACCGGGCATCTCCACATGCCCGCGACGCTCTGGCGGGATGGGGTCCGCTTCGAGGAAGTCTCCCTGGGTTACCCCAAGCAGTGGACGTGGCGGGGAGACATCTCGGTCTTGCTCCGGGAGATCCTGCCAGGCCCCTCCCGTTGA
- a CDS encoding AbfB domain-containing protein — MNAITPPWISRLLTLAILAALPGCIIEEGHSPDSPGASYGCPSLEGPRIEGSVSLHNEQGGFFSLESYTYEGYYVRHADGQAMISLIETGWDMDDATFRMVPGLADERCVSFESRNYPGSFLREDHGEVWLDDGRSDGRFEEDATFCPRLGLADSHALSFESCTSPGTYLHHTDDILYVGDGSGWAFDEDATFLLTDPWSP; from the coding sequence ATGAACGCCATCACGCCCCCCTGGATTTCGCGCCTCCTGACCCTGGCCATCCTCGCGGCCCTTCCCGGCTGCATCATCGAAGAAGGCCACTCCCCGGACAGCCCCGGCGCGTCCTACGGATGCCCGTCCCTGGAAGGCCCCCGCATCGAAGGGAGCGTCTCGCTCCACAACGAGCAGGGCGGCTTCTTCTCGCTGGAGTCGTATACCTACGAGGGCTACTACGTCCGTCACGCGGACGGTCAGGCGATGATCTCCCTCATCGAGACCGGCTGGGACATGGACGACGCCACGTTCCGCATGGTCCCTGGGCTGGCGGATGAACGCTGTGTCTCGTTCGAGTCCAGGAACTACCCTGGCTCCTTCCTGCGAGAGGATCACGGCGAAGTCTGGCTGGATGACGGGCGCTCCGATGGACGCTTCGAGGAAGACGCCACCTTCTGCCCCAGGCTGGGCCTGGCGGACTCGCACGCGCTCAGCTTCGAGAGCTGCACCAGCCCCGGCACCTACCTGCACCACACCGATGACATCCTCTATGTCGGCGATGGGAGCGGGTGGGCCTTCGATGAGGACGCCACGTTCCTGCTGACGGATCCCTGGTCTCCCTGA
- a CDS encoding Spy/CpxP family protein refolding chaperone: MLLEHSQELGLTDAQQNSLESIQQALLQKNAPFKKTLEQLRPPTPPADGQPRQGPPDDAMRARFEQVHDTLQQMKNNDDAAYTEAESLLSDDQKQKARTLISQEIELREQHRQSMPPRRRERSAPSGGSL; the protein is encoded by the coding sequence TTGCTGCTCGAGCACTCCCAGGAACTGGGCCTCACGGACGCACAGCAAAACAGTTTGGAATCCATCCAACAGGCCCTGCTCCAAAAGAACGCCCCGTTCAAAAAGACCCTGGAGCAATTGCGACCCCCCACCCCCCCGGCAGACGGTCAACCCAGGCAGGGGCCCCCGGACGACGCAATGCGTGCTCGCTTCGAGCAAGTCCATGACACGTTGCAACAGATGAAAAACAACGATGACGCGGCGTATACCGAAGCCGAAAGTCTTTTGAGTGACGATCAAAAACAAAAGGCTCGCACGCTCATCTCCCAAGAAATCGAGTTGCGGGAACAACACCGCCAGTCCATGCCCCCGAGACGGCGTGAGCGTTCGGCCCCCAGCGGCGGCTCGCTTTGA
- a CDS encoding M4 family metallopeptidase has translation MTYAACGTAEQMEGDVTASTAKDTSEDIQTALSALTDVTVLASHDDRTPAFIQGRFGQASRSLAGLRTQDAHEGVLEVLRNVAPVFRLSPEELYLKRVTTDDRGHQFLRYGQTLNGREVLGAELILFLDREGNAYAVNSSARGGQRTLLAAQPAIAAEAAAVSAAAATDAFRKEARGTGRIVYVRGEDGNLVLTHEIQVTGVRADGLPVDDRLYVNAQNGQIALRDARIHTALSRSVYSANNTSSLPGTLKRSEGAAATNDAHVDMNYDQLGKTYDCYKTNFNRDSYNSAGALLKSTVHYSENGTGYVNAYWNGSQMVYGDGDGTTSIELGKDLDVTVHELTHAVTENESNLVYSNEPGALNEGMSDIFAAYCESWTRSWSTDAQVWMIGEDIWTPGTANDALRYMNNPTKDGFSRDYYPERYTGTSDYGGVHSNSGIANLAFYLLSAGGTHPRAKTTVTVTGIGVQKAGKIFYEANANCMTSSSNFAAAKTCTEQKAESFYPADKASVTAAWAAVGVGASTPPPAPVTLTNGTPVTGLSDSANGLKYYKLTVPAGQTTVKFVTTGSTGDLDLYVKRGSAGDASSYDCKSDGSTSAETCSITNPVAGDYYVTLLAYSAYSGVTLTGTYSGTSGGNVLTNGVASTAFSGAKSSWTCWTLSVPAGKTKVTFNQAGGTSNTGDADLFVQVGAQPTTSAYKCKSENAGNTDSCSVTNPAAGTYYVCSYGYSAYTNVTLKGTY, from the coding sequence TTGACCTACGCCGCTTGTGGCACCGCCGAGCAGATGGAAGGCGATGTCACCGCCTCCACGGCAAAGGACACAAGCGAGGACATCCAAACCGCGCTGAGCGCGCTGACGGATGTCACCGTGCTCGCCTCCCACGATGACCGCACGCCCGCCTTCATCCAGGGCCGTTTTGGCCAGGCCTCGCGTTCCCTGGCGGGGCTGCGGACCCAGGATGCCCACGAAGGTGTCCTGGAGGTGCTGCGCAACGTCGCCCCCGTGTTCCGCCTGAGCCCCGAGGAGCTCTACCTCAAGCGCGTCACCACCGACGATCGGGGCCACCAGTTCCTGCGCTATGGCCAGACCCTGAATGGCCGCGAGGTGCTGGGCGCCGAGCTCATCCTCTTCCTGGACCGTGAGGGCAACGCCTACGCCGTCAACAGCTCGGCACGCGGGGGCCAGCGCACGCTGCTGGCCGCGCAGCCGGCCATCGCCGCCGAGGCCGCGGCGGTCTCCGCGGCGGCCGCGACGGACGCCTTCCGCAAGGAGGCCCGCGGCACCGGGCGCATCGTCTATGTGCGCGGCGAGGACGGCAACCTCGTGCTGACCCATGAGATCCAAGTCACGGGCGTCCGGGCCGACGGCCTGCCCGTGGACGACCGGCTCTACGTGAACGCCCAGAACGGGCAGATCGCCCTGCGCGATGCGCGCATCCACACCGCGCTCAGCCGCTCCGTGTACAGCGCCAACAACACCTCCTCCTTGCCGGGCACGCTCAAGCGCTCGGAAGGCGCCGCGGCCACCAACGATGCCCACGTAGACATGAACTACGATCAGTTGGGGAAGACCTACGACTGCTATAAGACGAACTTCAACCGCGACTCGTACAACAGCGCGGGCGCGCTGCTGAAGAGCACCGTTCACTACTCCGAGAACGGCACCGGCTACGTCAACGCGTACTGGAACGGCAGCCAGATGGTGTACGGCGACGGCGACGGCACGACGTCCATCGAGCTGGGCAAGGACCTGGATGTCACCGTGCACGAGCTCACCCACGCGGTGACCGAGAACGAGTCGAACCTGGTTTACTCCAATGAGCCGGGCGCGCTGAACGAGGGCATGAGCGACATCTTCGCCGCCTACTGCGAGAGCTGGACGCGCAGCTGGTCCACTGACGCGCAGGTGTGGATGATCGGCGAGGACATCTGGACGCCGGGCACCGCGAACGACGCGCTGCGCTACATGAACAACCCGACGAAGGACGGCTTCTCCCGGGACTACTACCCCGAGCGCTACACGGGCACGTCGGACTACGGCGGGGTGCACTCGAACTCGGGCATCGCCAACCTGGCGTTCTACCTGCTGTCCGCCGGAGGCACGCACCCGCGCGCCAAGACGACCGTCACCGTGACGGGCATCGGCGTGCAGAAGGCCGGGAAGATCTTCTACGAGGCCAATGCCAACTGCATGACCTCCTCGTCCAACTTCGCCGCGGCCAAGACCTGCACCGAGCAGAAGGCCGAGTCGTTCTACCCCGCTGACAAGGCGTCGGTGACGGCGGCCTGGGCGGCCGTCGGTGTGGGCGCCTCGACGCCTCCGCCGGCCCCGGTCACCCTCACCAACGGGACCCCCGTGACGGGCCTCTCCGACAGCGCGAACGGGCTCAAGTACTACAAGCTGACGGTTCCCGCGGGGCAGACCACCGTGAAGTTCGTGACCACCGGCAGCACCGGCGATCTGGATCTGTACGTGAAGCGTGGCTCGGCGGGAGATGCCTCCAGCTATGACTGCAAGTCGGATGGAAGCACCTCCGCGGAGACGTGCTCCATCACCAACCCGGTGGCGGGCGATTACTACGTGACGCTGCTGGCCTATTCCGCCTACTCGGGGGTGACGCTGACGGGCACCTACAGCGGGACCAGCGGCGGCAATGTGCTCACCAATGGCGTGGCCTCGACCGCCTTCAGCGGTGCCAAGTCGTCCTGGACCTGCTGGACGCTCAGCGTGCCGGCTGGCAAGACGAAGGTGACCTTCAACCAGGCGGGTGGGACCTCCAACACGGGGGATGCGGACCTGTTCGTTCAGGTCGGCGCGCAGCCGACGACCAGCGCCTACAAGTGCAAGTCGGAGAACGCCGGCAACACTGACTCGTGCTCCGTCACCAACCCGGCGGCAGGCACCTATTACGTCTGCTCGTATGGCTACAGCGCCTACACCAACGTCACGCTGAAGGGCACCTACTAG